A window from Brachionichthys hirsutus isolate HB-005 chromosome 4, CSIRO-AGI_Bhir_v1, whole genome shotgun sequence encodes these proteins:
- the LOC137917997 gene encoding RNA polymerase II-associated factor 1 homolog, with translation MSKDEDTKDKHKKAADRSVSPCPSGEDEDTKDKHKKAADRSVSPCPSGEDEDTKDKHKKAADRSVSPCPSGEDEDIKDKHKKAADRSVSPCPSGEDEDTKDKHKKAADRSVSPCPSGEDEDTKDKHKKAADRSVSPCPSGEDEDIKDKHKKAADRSVSPCPSGEDEDTKDKHKKAADRSVSPCPSGEDEDIKDKHKKAADRSVSPCPSGEDEDTKDKHKKAADRSVSPCPSGEDEDTKDKHKKAADRSVSPCPSGEDEDTKDKHKKAADRSVSPCPSGEDEDTKDKHKKAADRSVSPCPS, from the exons ATGTCCAAA GACGAGGacaccaaagacaaacacaagaaagcaGCGGACAGATCGGTGTCCCCGTGTCCAAGCGGTGAGGACGAGGacaccaaagacaaacacaagaaagcaGCGGACAGATCGGTGTCCCCGTGTCCAAGCGGTGAGGACGAGGacaccaaagacaaacacaagaaagcaGCGGACAGATCGGTGTCCCCGTGTCCAAGCGGTGAGGACGAGGAcatcaaagacaaacacaagaaagcaGCGGACAGATCGGTGTCCCCGTGTCCAAGCGGTGAGGACGAGGacaccaaagacaaacacaagaaagcaGCGGACAGATCGGTGTCCCCGTGTCCAAGCGGTGAGGACGAGGacaccaaagacaaacacaagaaagcaGCGGACAGATCGGTGTCCCCGTGTCCAAGCGGTGAGGACGAGGAcatcaaagacaaacacaagaaagcaGCGGACAGATCGGTGTCCCCGTGTCCAAGCGGTGAGGACGAGGacaccaaagacaaacacaagaaagcaGCGGACAGATCGGTGTCCCCGTGTCCAAGCGGTGAGGACGAGGAcatcaaagacaaacacaagaaagcaGCGGACAGATCGGTGTCCCCGTGTCCAAGCGGTGAGGACGAGGacaccaaagacaaacacaagaaagcaGCGGACAGATCGGTGTCCCCGTGTCCAAGCGGTGAGGACGAGGacaccaaagacaaacacaagaaagcaGCGGACAGATCGGTGTCCCCGTGTCCAAGCGGTGAGGACGAGGacaccaaagacaaacacaagaaagcaGCGGACAGATCGGTGTCCCCGTGTCCAAGCGGTGAGGACGAGGacaccaaagacaaacacaagaaagcaGCGGACAGATCGGTGTCCCCGTGTCCAAGCTGA
- the LOC137892975 gene encoding carnitine O-acetyltransferase-like isoform X1, whose protein sequence is MLGVFVRSTLRSGLVKPGLRVRPVTRIPQRSLVHQEGLPQLPVPPLKQTCERYLAALEPIVSKEELEHTRELVEDFLKGGVGERLQSGLERRARKTDNWLSEWWMQTAYLDCRMPVAVYTSPGVVLPRMHFQDRQGQMRFAAKLIAGVLDFKRMIDTDSLPVEYLSGKPLCMDQYYRILSSCRVPGPKRDTVVNHTVGKPPLTHITVVHNFQFFVLDVSNSDGTLLTVDQLYMQLEKIWNSSLQTNKEPVGILTSQHRNTWGKAYNTLIKGGRGCGPPSHRPSLTQLYSSSDKTNKESVRSIQKSIFTVCLDAPMPRVSNELYLSRVAAQVLHGGGARWNSGNRWFDKTLQFIVGEDGTCGLLYEHAPAEGPPIVFLIDYVVKFIRQRAEEVRSPMVPLAAPQKLRFNVTPQVKRDIEKAKQNMNIMVHDLDVKVLTFSHFGREVPKQHKMSPDGFVQTALQLAYFRMYRSCCSTYESASLRMFKYGRTDAIRSTTVDSLNFVQGMEDPSKQNPERLALLQRTIQTHKEMTYNAIHGQAIDRHFLGLKMLSIEDLTSMPEVFMDTSFAVAQHYNLFTSQVGSRTDCVMCVGPMVPDGYGVCYNPMDEHVNIAVTAFNSCEDTNAAKFAQAVEDALLDMRALLEDTIPAEQ, encoded by the exons ATGTTGGGTGTTTTTGTCAGATCCACG CTGCGGTCTGGCTTGGTGAAGCCGGGTCTCCGGGTCAGACCGGTGACCCGCATCCCACAGAGGTCCCTGGTTCACCAGGAGGGTCTCCCCCAGCTGCCCGTGCCCCCCCTGAAGCAGACCTGTGAGCGCTACCTGGCTGCTCTCGAGCCCATCGTGAgcaaggaggagctggagcacacCCGGGAGCTGGTGGAGGACTTCCTCAAGGGCGGCGTCGGGGAACGGCTGCAGAGCGGCCTGGAGCGGCGAGCGCGGAAGACGGACAACTGG CTGTCAGAATGGTGGATGCAGACGGCCTATCTGGACTGCCGCATGCCGGTGGCGGTCTACACCAGTCCCGGGGTCGTCCTGCCTCGCATGCACTTCCAGGATCGACAAGGACAGATGAG GTTCGCTGCCAAACTGATCGCAGGAGTTTTGGACTTCAAACGAATGATCGACAC AGACTCCCTCCCCGTCGAGTACCTGAGTGGGAAGCCGCTCTGCATGGACCAGTACTACCGGATCCTGTCCTCCTGCCGCGTCCCGGGTCCAAAGAGAGACACGGTCGTCAACCACACCGTCGGGAAGCCCCCCCTCACCCACATCACCGTGGTCCACAACTTCCAG TTCTTCGTGCTGGACGTGTCCAACAGCGACGGCACGCTGCTGAccgtggaccagctctacatgCAGCTGGAGAAGATCTGGAACTCGTCTCTGCAGACCAACAAGGAGCCGGTCGGCATCCTGACGTCCCAGCACCGCAACACCTGGGGAAAGGCCTACAACACCCTGATCAAAGGTGGGCGGGGCTGCGGGCCTCCGAGCCACCGCCCGAGTCTGACGCAGCTTTATTCTTCCTCAGATAAGACCAACAAGGAGTCCGTCCGCTCCATCCAGAAGAGCATCTTCACCGTCTGTCTGGACGCGCCGATGCCGCGCGTCTCCAACGAGCTGTACCTGAGCCGAGTGGCGGCGCAGGTGCTGCACGGGGGAGGGGCTCGCTGGAACAGCGGCAACCGCTGGTTCGACAAGACGCTGCAG TTCATCGTTGGTGAAGACGGGACATGCGGCCTGCTGTACGAACACGCGCCGGCCGAGGGTCCGcccatcgtcttcctcatcgATTACGTTGTTAAATTCAT CAGGCAGAGGGCCGAGGAGGTCCGATCCCCCATGGTTCCTCTGGCCGCGCCTCAGAAGCTCCGCTTCAACGTCACGCCCCAAGTCAAGAGAGACATCGAGAAAGCCAAGCAGAACATGAACAT CATGGTCCACGACCTGGACGTGAAGGTTCTCACCTTCTCTCACTTTGGGAGGGAGGTCCCGAAGCAGCACAAGATGAGTCCAGATGGGTTCGTACAGACGGCTCTTCAGCTCGCCTACTTCAG GATGTATCGTAGCTGCTGCTCAACCTATGAGAGCGCGTCATTGCGCATGTTCAAATATGGCCGAACAGATGCGATCCGCTCAACGACTGTGGACTCGCTGAACTTTGTCCAGGGAATGGAGGATCCGTCCAAACAG AACCCGGAGAGGCTGGCGCTGCTGCAGAGAACCATTCAGACGCATAAGGAGATGACCTACAAC GCGATCCACGGGCAAGCCATCGACAGGCACTTCCTGGGGCTGAAGATGCTGAGTATCGAGGACCTGACCTCCATGCCGGAGGTCTTCATGGACACCTCGTTTGCCGTGGCGCAGCATTATAATCTCTTCACCAGCCAG GTGGGCTCCAGGACGGACTGCGTGATGTGCGTCGGTCCGATGGTACCAGATGGCTACGGCGTGTGCTACAATCCCATGGATGAGCACGTCAACATCGCCGTCACGGCCTTCAACAGCTGCGAGGACACCAACGCCGCCAAGTTTGCCCAAGCGGTCGAGGACGCTCTGTTGGACATGAGAGCTCTCCTGGAGGACACGATTCCAGCCGAGCAGTGA
- the LOC137892975 gene encoding carnitine O-acetyltransferase-like isoform X2, whose translation MLGVFVRSTLRSGLVKPGLRVRPVTRIPQRSLVHQEGLPQLPVPPLKQTCERYLAALEPIVSKEELEHTRELVEDFLKGGVGERLQSGLERRARKTDNWLSEWWMQTAYLDCRMPVAVYTSPGVVLPRMHFQDRQGQMRFAAKLIAGVLDFKRMIDTDSLPVEYLSGKPLCMDQYYRILSSCRVPGPKRDTVVNHTVGKPPLTHITVVHNFQFFVLDVSNSDGTLLTVDQLYMQLEKIWNSSLQTNKEPVGILTSQHRNTWGKAYNTLIKGGRGCGPPSHRPSLTQLYSSSDKTNKESVRSIQKSIFTVCLDAPMPRVSNELYLSRVAAQVLHGGGARWNSGNRWFDKTLQFIVGEDGTCGLLYEHAPAEGPPIVFLIDYVVKFMQRAEEVRSPMVPLAAPQKLRFNVTPQVKRDIEKAKQNMNIMVHDLDVKVLTFSHFGREVPKQHKMSPDGFVQTALQLAYFRMYRSCCSTYESASLRMFKYGRTDAIRSTTVDSLNFVQGMEDPSKQNPERLALLQRTIQTHKEMTYNAIHGQAIDRHFLGLKMLSIEDLTSMPEVFMDTSFAVAQHYNLFTSQVGSRTDCVMCVGPMVPDGYGVCYNPMDEHVNIAVTAFNSCEDTNAAKFAQAVEDALLDMRALLEDTIPAEQ comes from the exons ATGTTGGGTGTTTTTGTCAGATCCACG CTGCGGTCTGGCTTGGTGAAGCCGGGTCTCCGGGTCAGACCGGTGACCCGCATCCCACAGAGGTCCCTGGTTCACCAGGAGGGTCTCCCCCAGCTGCCCGTGCCCCCCCTGAAGCAGACCTGTGAGCGCTACCTGGCTGCTCTCGAGCCCATCGTGAgcaaggaggagctggagcacacCCGGGAGCTGGTGGAGGACTTCCTCAAGGGCGGCGTCGGGGAACGGCTGCAGAGCGGCCTGGAGCGGCGAGCGCGGAAGACGGACAACTGG CTGTCAGAATGGTGGATGCAGACGGCCTATCTGGACTGCCGCATGCCGGTGGCGGTCTACACCAGTCCCGGGGTCGTCCTGCCTCGCATGCACTTCCAGGATCGACAAGGACAGATGAG GTTCGCTGCCAAACTGATCGCAGGAGTTTTGGACTTCAAACGAATGATCGACAC AGACTCCCTCCCCGTCGAGTACCTGAGTGGGAAGCCGCTCTGCATGGACCAGTACTACCGGATCCTGTCCTCCTGCCGCGTCCCGGGTCCAAAGAGAGACACGGTCGTCAACCACACCGTCGGGAAGCCCCCCCTCACCCACATCACCGTGGTCCACAACTTCCAG TTCTTCGTGCTGGACGTGTCCAACAGCGACGGCACGCTGCTGAccgtggaccagctctacatgCAGCTGGAGAAGATCTGGAACTCGTCTCTGCAGACCAACAAGGAGCCGGTCGGCATCCTGACGTCCCAGCACCGCAACACCTGGGGAAAGGCCTACAACACCCTGATCAAAGGTGGGCGGGGCTGCGGGCCTCCGAGCCACCGCCCGAGTCTGACGCAGCTTTATTCTTCCTCAGATAAGACCAACAAGGAGTCCGTCCGCTCCATCCAGAAGAGCATCTTCACCGTCTGTCTGGACGCGCCGATGCCGCGCGTCTCCAACGAGCTGTACCTGAGCCGAGTGGCGGCGCAGGTGCTGCACGGGGGAGGGGCTCGCTGGAACAGCGGCAACCGCTGGTTCGACAAGACGCTGCAG TTCATCGTTGGTGAAGACGGGACATGCGGCCTGCTGTACGAACACGCGCCGGCCGAGGGTCCGcccatcgtcttcctcatcgATTACGTTGTTAAATTCAT GCAGAGGGCCGAGGAGGTCCGATCCCCCATGGTTCCTCTGGCCGCGCCTCAGAAGCTCCGCTTCAACGTCACGCCCCAAGTCAAGAGAGACATCGAGAAAGCCAAGCAGAACATGAACAT CATGGTCCACGACCTGGACGTGAAGGTTCTCACCTTCTCTCACTTTGGGAGGGAGGTCCCGAAGCAGCACAAGATGAGTCCAGATGGGTTCGTACAGACGGCTCTTCAGCTCGCCTACTTCAG GATGTATCGTAGCTGCTGCTCAACCTATGAGAGCGCGTCATTGCGCATGTTCAAATATGGCCGAACAGATGCGATCCGCTCAACGACTGTGGACTCGCTGAACTTTGTCCAGGGAATGGAGGATCCGTCCAAACAG AACCCGGAGAGGCTGGCGCTGCTGCAGAGAACCATTCAGACGCATAAGGAGATGACCTACAAC GCGATCCACGGGCAAGCCATCGACAGGCACTTCCTGGGGCTGAAGATGCTGAGTATCGAGGACCTGACCTCCATGCCGGAGGTCTTCATGGACACCTCGTTTGCCGTGGCGCAGCATTATAATCTCTTCACCAGCCAG GTGGGCTCCAGGACGGACTGCGTGATGTGCGTCGGTCCGATGGTACCAGATGGCTACGGCGTGTGCTACAATCCCATGGATGAGCACGTCAACATCGCCGTCACGGCCTTCAACAGCTGCGAGGACACCAACGCCGCCAAGTTTGCCCAAGCGGTCGAGGACGCTCTGTTGGACATGAGAGCTCTCCTGGAGGACACGATTCCAGCCGAGCAGTGA
- the LOC137892975 gene encoding carnitine O-acetyltransferase-like isoform X3 — MLGVFVRSTLRSGLVKPGLRVRPVTRIPQRSLVHQEGLPQLPVPPLKQTCERYLAALEPIVSKEELEHTRELVEDFLKGGVGERLQSGLERRARKTDNWLSEWWMQTAYLDCRMPVAVYTSPGVVLPRMHFQDRQGQMRFAAKLIAGVLDFKRMIDTDSLPVEYLSGKPLCMDQYYRILSSCRVPGPKRDTVVNHTVGKPPLTHITVVHNFQFFVLDVSNSDGTLLTVDQLYMQLEKIWNSSLQTNKEPVGILTSQHRNTWGKAYNTLIKDKTNKESVRSIQKSIFTVCLDAPMPRVSNELYLSRVAAQVLHGGGARWNSGNRWFDKTLQFIVGEDGTCGLLYEHAPAEGPPIVFLIDYVVKFIRQRAEEVRSPMVPLAAPQKLRFNVTPQVKRDIEKAKQNMNIMVHDLDVKVLTFSHFGREVPKQHKMSPDGFVQTALQLAYFRMYRSCCSTYESASLRMFKYGRTDAIRSTTVDSLNFVQGMEDPSKQNPERLALLQRTIQTHKEMTYNAIHGQAIDRHFLGLKMLSIEDLTSMPEVFMDTSFAVAQHYNLFTSQVGSRTDCVMCVGPMVPDGYGVCYNPMDEHVNIAVTAFNSCEDTNAAKFAQAVEDALLDMRALLEDTIPAEQ; from the exons ATGTTGGGTGTTTTTGTCAGATCCACG CTGCGGTCTGGCTTGGTGAAGCCGGGTCTCCGGGTCAGACCGGTGACCCGCATCCCACAGAGGTCCCTGGTTCACCAGGAGGGTCTCCCCCAGCTGCCCGTGCCCCCCCTGAAGCAGACCTGTGAGCGCTACCTGGCTGCTCTCGAGCCCATCGTGAgcaaggaggagctggagcacacCCGGGAGCTGGTGGAGGACTTCCTCAAGGGCGGCGTCGGGGAACGGCTGCAGAGCGGCCTGGAGCGGCGAGCGCGGAAGACGGACAACTGG CTGTCAGAATGGTGGATGCAGACGGCCTATCTGGACTGCCGCATGCCGGTGGCGGTCTACACCAGTCCCGGGGTCGTCCTGCCTCGCATGCACTTCCAGGATCGACAAGGACAGATGAG GTTCGCTGCCAAACTGATCGCAGGAGTTTTGGACTTCAAACGAATGATCGACAC AGACTCCCTCCCCGTCGAGTACCTGAGTGGGAAGCCGCTCTGCATGGACCAGTACTACCGGATCCTGTCCTCCTGCCGCGTCCCGGGTCCAAAGAGAGACACGGTCGTCAACCACACCGTCGGGAAGCCCCCCCTCACCCACATCACCGTGGTCCACAACTTCCAG TTCTTCGTGCTGGACGTGTCCAACAGCGACGGCACGCTGCTGAccgtggaccagctctacatgCAGCTGGAGAAGATCTGGAACTCGTCTCTGCAGACCAACAAGGAGCCGGTCGGCATCCTGACGTCCCAGCACCGCAACACCTGGGGAAAGGCCTACAACACCCTGATCAAAG ATAAGACCAACAAGGAGTCCGTCCGCTCCATCCAGAAGAGCATCTTCACCGTCTGTCTGGACGCGCCGATGCCGCGCGTCTCCAACGAGCTGTACCTGAGCCGAGTGGCGGCGCAGGTGCTGCACGGGGGAGGGGCTCGCTGGAACAGCGGCAACCGCTGGTTCGACAAGACGCTGCAG TTCATCGTTGGTGAAGACGGGACATGCGGCCTGCTGTACGAACACGCGCCGGCCGAGGGTCCGcccatcgtcttcctcatcgATTACGTTGTTAAATTCAT CAGGCAGAGGGCCGAGGAGGTCCGATCCCCCATGGTTCCTCTGGCCGCGCCTCAGAAGCTCCGCTTCAACGTCACGCCCCAAGTCAAGAGAGACATCGAGAAAGCCAAGCAGAACATGAACAT CATGGTCCACGACCTGGACGTGAAGGTTCTCACCTTCTCTCACTTTGGGAGGGAGGTCCCGAAGCAGCACAAGATGAGTCCAGATGGGTTCGTACAGACGGCTCTTCAGCTCGCCTACTTCAG GATGTATCGTAGCTGCTGCTCAACCTATGAGAGCGCGTCATTGCGCATGTTCAAATATGGCCGAACAGATGCGATCCGCTCAACGACTGTGGACTCGCTGAACTTTGTCCAGGGAATGGAGGATCCGTCCAAACAG AACCCGGAGAGGCTGGCGCTGCTGCAGAGAACCATTCAGACGCATAAGGAGATGACCTACAAC GCGATCCACGGGCAAGCCATCGACAGGCACTTCCTGGGGCTGAAGATGCTGAGTATCGAGGACCTGACCTCCATGCCGGAGGTCTTCATGGACACCTCGTTTGCCGTGGCGCAGCATTATAATCTCTTCACCAGCCAG GTGGGCTCCAGGACGGACTGCGTGATGTGCGTCGGTCCGATGGTACCAGATGGCTACGGCGTGTGCTACAATCCCATGGATGAGCACGTCAACATCGCCGTCACGGCCTTCAACAGCTGCGAGGACACCAACGCCGCCAAGTTTGCCCAAGCGGTCGAGGACGCTCTGTTGGACATGAGAGCTCTCCTGGAGGACACGATTCCAGCCGAGCAGTGA
- the LOC137893330 gene encoding immediate early response gene 5-like protein: protein MACVYDAQNLISISLRKIQSSRTQRGGIKLHKNLLVTYVLRNARQLYVSGTHGTHAHEDAAAAALRHRQDYLELSDDFYCNFTGGESDTWRGGAHQPAEVAHQDASACAMLAPSGSDLLAPEPCWSCADKSSWDLPVPNAHANQKTVLDLDTHVVTTVTNGYFHADCCAQQGARCCNTKRKMDASFHVVDPEFYLPDFGPLPRKRMRPEDGPPPGAGADADPDADADAEPPPDISHLISVLGLSEFVSWQQSDLEQRTLSLKRKLRGGGRGWTRAIEAF from the coding sequence ATGGCGTGCGTGTATGACGCACAGAACCTGATCTCCATTTCTCTGCGGAAGATCCAAAGCTCCAGGACGCAGCGAGGAGGCATCAAGCTCCACAAGAACTTACTGGTGACCTACGTCCTGAGAAACGCGAGGCAGCTCTATGTGAGCGGGACGCACGGGACGCACGCGCACGAGGACGCGGCCGCGGCCGCGCTCCGCCACAGGCAGGACTACCTGGAGCTGTCGGATGACTTCTACTGCAACTTTACGGGGGGCGAGTCGGACACCTGGCGCGGCGGCGCGCACCAGCCTGCAGAGGTCGCGCACCAGGACGCATCCGCGTGCGCGATGCTCGCACCGAGCGGCTCCGACCTCCTGGCCCCCGAACCCTGCTGGAGCTGTGCAGACAAGTCCTCCTGGGACTTACCTGTCCCGAACGCGCACGCCAACCAGAAGACCGTCCTGGACTTGGACACGCACGTGGTGACGACTGTCACGAACGGATACTTCCACGCAGACTGTTGCGCGCAGCAGGGCGCGCGCTGCTGCAACACAAAGCGAAAGATGGACGCAAGTTTTCACGTCGTCGACCCAGAGTTCTATTTACCGGACTTTGGGCCGCTGCCGCGTAAACGGATGAGACCGGAGGACGGGCCCCCCCCGGGCGCGGGCGCGGACGCGGACccggacgcggacgcggacgcggagCCCCCCCCGGACATCTCCCACCTGATCTCCGTGCTGGGACTCTCTGAGTTTGTGAGCTGGCAGCAGTCGGACCTGGAGCAGCGAACACTGAGTCTAAAGCGcaagctgcggggggggggccgcGGGTGGACCCGCGCGATCGAagccttctga
- the LOC137892975 gene encoding carnitine O-acetyltransferase-like isoform X4 has translation MLGVFVRSTLRSGLVKPGLRVRPVTRIPQRSLVHQEGLPQLPVPPLKQTCERYLAALEPIVSKEELEHTRELVEDFLKGGVGERLQSGLERRARKTDNWLSEWWMQTAYLDCRMPVAVYTSPGVVLPRMHFQDRQGQMRFAAKLIAGVLDFKRMIDTDSLPVEYLSGKPLCMDQYYRILSSCRVPGPKRDTVVNHTVGKPPLTHITVVHNFQFFVLDVSNSDGTLLTVDQLYMQLEKIWNSSLQTNKEPVGILTSQHRNTWGKAYNTLIKDKTNKESVRSIQKSIFTVCLDAPMPRVSNELYLSRVAAQVLHGGGARWNSGNRWFDKTLQFIVGEDGTCGLLYEHAPAEGPPIVFLIDYVVKFMQRAEEVRSPMVPLAAPQKLRFNVTPQVKRDIEKAKQNMNIMVHDLDVKVLTFSHFGREVPKQHKMSPDGFVQTALQLAYFRMYRSCCSTYESASLRMFKYGRTDAIRSTTVDSLNFVQGMEDPSKQNPERLALLQRTIQTHKEMTYNAIHGQAIDRHFLGLKMLSIEDLTSMPEVFMDTSFAVAQHYNLFTSQVGSRTDCVMCVGPMVPDGYGVCYNPMDEHVNIAVTAFNSCEDTNAAKFAQAVEDALLDMRALLEDTIPAEQ, from the exons ATGTTGGGTGTTTTTGTCAGATCCACG CTGCGGTCTGGCTTGGTGAAGCCGGGTCTCCGGGTCAGACCGGTGACCCGCATCCCACAGAGGTCCCTGGTTCACCAGGAGGGTCTCCCCCAGCTGCCCGTGCCCCCCCTGAAGCAGACCTGTGAGCGCTACCTGGCTGCTCTCGAGCCCATCGTGAgcaaggaggagctggagcacacCCGGGAGCTGGTGGAGGACTTCCTCAAGGGCGGCGTCGGGGAACGGCTGCAGAGCGGCCTGGAGCGGCGAGCGCGGAAGACGGACAACTGG CTGTCAGAATGGTGGATGCAGACGGCCTATCTGGACTGCCGCATGCCGGTGGCGGTCTACACCAGTCCCGGGGTCGTCCTGCCTCGCATGCACTTCCAGGATCGACAAGGACAGATGAG GTTCGCTGCCAAACTGATCGCAGGAGTTTTGGACTTCAAACGAATGATCGACAC AGACTCCCTCCCCGTCGAGTACCTGAGTGGGAAGCCGCTCTGCATGGACCAGTACTACCGGATCCTGTCCTCCTGCCGCGTCCCGGGTCCAAAGAGAGACACGGTCGTCAACCACACCGTCGGGAAGCCCCCCCTCACCCACATCACCGTGGTCCACAACTTCCAG TTCTTCGTGCTGGACGTGTCCAACAGCGACGGCACGCTGCTGAccgtggaccagctctacatgCAGCTGGAGAAGATCTGGAACTCGTCTCTGCAGACCAACAAGGAGCCGGTCGGCATCCTGACGTCCCAGCACCGCAACACCTGGGGAAAGGCCTACAACACCCTGATCAAAG ATAAGACCAACAAGGAGTCCGTCCGCTCCATCCAGAAGAGCATCTTCACCGTCTGTCTGGACGCGCCGATGCCGCGCGTCTCCAACGAGCTGTACCTGAGCCGAGTGGCGGCGCAGGTGCTGCACGGGGGAGGGGCTCGCTGGAACAGCGGCAACCGCTGGTTCGACAAGACGCTGCAG TTCATCGTTGGTGAAGACGGGACATGCGGCCTGCTGTACGAACACGCGCCGGCCGAGGGTCCGcccatcgtcttcctcatcgATTACGTTGTTAAATTCAT GCAGAGGGCCGAGGAGGTCCGATCCCCCATGGTTCCTCTGGCCGCGCCTCAGAAGCTCCGCTTCAACGTCACGCCCCAAGTCAAGAGAGACATCGAGAAAGCCAAGCAGAACATGAACAT CATGGTCCACGACCTGGACGTGAAGGTTCTCACCTTCTCTCACTTTGGGAGGGAGGTCCCGAAGCAGCACAAGATGAGTCCAGATGGGTTCGTACAGACGGCTCTTCAGCTCGCCTACTTCAG GATGTATCGTAGCTGCTGCTCAACCTATGAGAGCGCGTCATTGCGCATGTTCAAATATGGCCGAACAGATGCGATCCGCTCAACGACTGTGGACTCGCTGAACTTTGTCCAGGGAATGGAGGATCCGTCCAAACAG AACCCGGAGAGGCTGGCGCTGCTGCAGAGAACCATTCAGACGCATAAGGAGATGACCTACAAC GCGATCCACGGGCAAGCCATCGACAGGCACTTCCTGGGGCTGAAGATGCTGAGTATCGAGGACCTGACCTCCATGCCGGAGGTCTTCATGGACACCTCGTTTGCCGTGGCGCAGCATTATAATCTCTTCACCAGCCAG GTGGGCTCCAGGACGGACTGCGTGATGTGCGTCGGTCCGATGGTACCAGATGGCTACGGCGTGTGCTACAATCCCATGGATGAGCACGTCAACATCGCCGTCACGGCCTTCAACAGCTGCGAGGACACCAACGCCGCCAAGTTTGCCCAAGCGGTCGAGGACGCTCTGTTGGACATGAGAGCTCTCCTGGAGGACACGATTCCAGCCGAGCAGTGA